In one Macaca nemestrina isolate mMacNem1 chromosome 2, mMacNem.hap1, whole genome shotgun sequence genomic region, the following are encoded:
- the LOC105488522 gene encoding protein phosphatase 1L isoform X4, with protein sequence MLEKLTVSYDEAGTTCLIALLSDKDLTVANVGDSRGVLCDKDGNAIPLSHDHKPYQLKERKRIKRAGGFISFNGSWRVQGILAMSRSLGDYPLKNLNVVIPDPDILTFDLDKLQPEFMILASDGLWDAFSNEEAVRFIKERLDEPHFGAKSIVLQSFYRGCPDNITVMVVKFRNSSKTEEQ encoded by the exons GCACAACGTGTTTGATTGCTCTGCTATCAGATAAAGACCTCACTGTGGCCAACGTGGGTGATTCGCGCGGGGTCCTGTGTGACAAAGATGGGAACGCTATTCCTTTGTCTCATGATCACAAGCCTTACCagttgaaggaaagaaagaggataaAGAGAGCAG GTGGTTTCATCAGTTTCAATGGCTCTTGGAGGGTCCAGGGAATCCTGGCCATGTCTCGGTCCCTGGGAGATTATCCGCTGAAAAATCTCAACGTGGTCATCCCAGACCCAGACATCCTGACCTTTGACCTGGACAAGCTTCAGCCTGAGTTCATGATCTTGGCATCAGATGGCCTCTGGGATGCTTTCAGCAATGAAGAAGCAGTTCGATTCATCAAGGAGCGCTTGGATGAACCTCACTTTGGGGCCAAGAGCATAGTTTTACAGTCATTTTACAGAGGCTGCCCTGACAATATAACAGTCATGGTGGTGAAGTTCAGGAATAGCAGCAAAACAGAAGAGCAGTGA